Proteins co-encoded in one Ensifer sp. PDNC004 genomic window:
- a CDS encoding carboxymuconolactone decarboxylase family protein, which translates to MTQRLNYAQQSPEFFKKISDFSLSLKDSVIEQAIRDLVNLRASQINGCAFCVDMHVKEAKIHGESELRLYHVAIWRESNLFAPRERAALAWTEALTKLPEGGVSDELYERVRGQLSEKEISDLTFSIMAINAWNRVSVAFKSVPGSADKLYGLDKAGLN; encoded by the coding sequence ATGACCCAGCGCCTCAACTACGCCCAGCAGTCACCCGAGTTTTTCAAGAAAATCTCCGACTTCAGCCTCAGCCTGAAGGATAGCGTCATCGAGCAGGCCATCCGCGATCTCGTCAATCTGCGCGCTTCGCAGATCAATGGCTGCGCGTTCTGCGTCGACATGCATGTGAAAGAGGCGAAGATCCACGGTGAGAGCGAATTGCGCCTCTACCACGTGGCGATCTGGCGGGAATCGAACCTGTTTGCGCCGCGCGAACGCGCCGCACTTGCCTGGACCGAGGCGCTGACGAAATTGCCCGAGGGCGGCGTATCGGACGAACTCTACGAGCGCGTGCGCGGCCAGCTCTCGGAGAAGGAAATCTCCGATCTGACCTTCTCCATCATGGCCATCAACGCCTGGAACCGCGTCAGTGTCGCCTTCAAGTCCGTGCCCGGCTCGGCCGACAAGCTCTATGGGCTCGACAAAGCCGGGCTCAACTGA
- a CDS encoding M23 family metallopeptidase, translated as MVVVIGFLLALSILLPLAFIWRLWWLNEPTRLGWLLALAETVVLLALIGLLNRWDIAGFWTRAALAALAVAAALVSLPRHWRRPWLSLDRGALARSLVPTVASLVVFGAALAYVTWGIGARHDPRALTFPLTGGRFVVAQGGGIGVLNHHSDHPAQHHALDITAIGDAGFRAFGLLPRDPADYAIFGKTVVSPCEGEVVAVVDGLPDLPPPEADRDNPAGNHVIVACDSMRVELAHLREGSVTATVGARVFAGDPIGAVGNSGNSTEPHLHIHAVDAGSGKAVQLSFDGRVPSRNAQFAR; from the coding sequence ATGGTCGTTGTCATCGGCTTTCTGCTTGCTCTCAGCATCCTGTTGCCGCTTGCCTTCATCTGGCGACTGTGGTGGTTGAACGAGCCGACCCGGCTTGGCTGGCTGCTGGCGCTTGCAGAAACCGTCGTCCTGCTCGCCCTGATCGGGCTTCTCAATCGTTGGGATATCGCCGGCTTCTGGACCCGGGCGGCGCTTGCCGCGCTCGCGGTCGCAGCGGCTCTGGTTTCGTTGCCCCGACATTGGCGCCGGCCCTGGCTGTCGCTCGATCGTGGCGCATTGGCGCGCAGCCTGGTGCCGACCGTAGCCTCTCTCGTCGTCTTCGGTGCAGCACTCGCCTATGTTACCTGGGGCATTGGTGCACGGCACGATCCGCGCGCGCTGACCTTTCCGCTGACCGGCGGTCGCTTCGTCGTCGCGCAGGGCGGCGGCATCGGCGTGCTCAATCATCACAGCGATCACCCGGCGCAACACCACGCTCTCGACATCACGGCGATCGGCGACGCCGGCTTCCGGGCGTTCGGACTGCTGCCCAGGGATCCCGCCGACTACGCCATCTTCGGCAAGACCGTCGTCAGTCCTTGCGAGGGAGAGGTCGTTGCGGTCGTCGACGGGCTTCCCGACCTGCCGCCGCCCGAGGCGGACCGGGACAACCCGGCCGGAAACCACGTGATCGTCGCCTGCGACAGCATGCGGGTGGAACTGGCGCATCTGCGCGAGGGGAGCGTGACCGCGACGGTCGGGGCGCGGGTTTTCGCCGGCGACCCGATCGGCGCCGTCGGCAACTCCGGCAACAGCACGGAGCCGCATCTGCACATTCATGCCGTCGATGCCGGATCCGGAAAGGCGGTTCAACTGTCCTTCGACGGGCGTGTTCCTTCACGCAACGCGCAATTCGCCAGGTGA
- a CDS encoding mechanosensitive ion channel family protein → MFAEHLPLPLILINLLGAAGIVVWLLQGRRRLMARLIVQILFFSIMTAVLLLAGMMPHRGDDQHLQGAAAFLATSARVLWWTHLAWSLVGFVRLYIVLDRRPQEARLLQDLIVAAVYLGVALSILGFVFKAPIGTLVATSGVVAIIFGLALQNTLGDVFSGIALTLGRPFAIGDWVALGDGTEGRVIENNWRSTFLLTSAHNVVVLPNSALAKVGLTNFSRPDETHQISLLIRIAADHSPGRAEEVLRIALQACTRIVHDPPPAVALKAIDAVAIEIELQFRVRSPAERTPARNEVIARVHEQCRQDGLSLALPAYLYISPAETTAGRRSSGAL, encoded by the coding sequence ATGTTCGCCGAACACCTGCCCTTGCCGCTGATCCTGATCAATCTTCTGGGGGCTGCCGGCATCGTCGTCTGGCTTCTGCAGGGTCGCCGCCGTCTGATGGCGCGGCTGATCGTCCAGATCCTGTTCTTCTCCATCATGACCGCGGTTCTCCTCCTTGCCGGGATGATGCCGCATCGCGGCGACGACCAGCATCTGCAAGGCGCAGCGGCGTTCCTCGCGACCTCGGCGCGGGTACTTTGGTGGACACACCTCGCCTGGTCGCTCGTCGGCTTCGTTCGCCTCTACATCGTTCTTGACCGGCGGCCACAGGAAGCCCGCCTTCTGCAGGATCTCATCGTCGCTGCCGTCTATCTCGGCGTGGCGCTGTCGATCCTGGGGTTCGTCTTCAAAGCGCCGATCGGCACGCTCGTCGCCACGTCAGGCGTCGTCGCCATCATCTTCGGGCTTGCGCTTCAGAACACGCTCGGCGACGTCTTTTCCGGGATTGCCTTGACGCTGGGGCGGCCGTTCGCCATCGGCGATTGGGTGGCGCTCGGCGACGGAACCGAGGGACGGGTCATCGAAAACAACTGGCGCTCCACCTTTCTGCTCACCAGCGCCCACAATGTCGTCGTCCTGCCGAACAGCGCGCTCGCCAAGGTCGGGCTCACCAACTTCAGCCGCCCTGACGAAACCCATCAGATCTCGTTGCTGATCCGCATTGCTGCGGATCACTCGCCCGGCCGGGCCGAAGAGGTCTTGCGGATCGCCTTGCAGGCATGCACCCGGATCGTGCACGATCCGCCGCCGGCCGTGGCCCTCAAGGCGATCGACGCCGTGGCGATCGAGATCGAGTTGCAGTTTCGCGTCAGAAGCCCGGCGGAAAGGACGCCCGCGCGAAACGAGGTGATCGCACGCGTCCATGAGCAATGCCGGCAAGATGGCCTGTCGCTCGCGCTGCCGGCGTATCTCTACATCTCGCCGGCTGAAACCACGGCAGGGCGCCGCTCATCCGGCGCGCTCTAG
- a CDS encoding Rrf2 family transcriptional regulator: MILKSQVEWALHCCAILAGLPEGRYLSTKALAEFHGLPKEYLSKALQSLSQAGLVHTTLGPSGGYRLAKAPAELTFLEIVEAVEGRTRTFVCTNIRADNPCRAPGYCDETPCAVARIMWEADEAWRDKLRSVRLSDLIETLSKELPADLWKRSFAWVLERAG, translated from the coding sequence ATGATCCTTAAGAGCCAAGTCGAATGGGCGTTGCACTGTTGCGCCATTCTCGCCGGCCTGCCCGAGGGCCGCTACCTATCGACCAAGGCGCTGGCCGAATTCCACGGACTTCCGAAGGAGTATCTGTCGAAGGCGCTGCAAAGCCTGTCACAGGCAGGCCTCGTCCACACGACCCTCGGCCCTTCGGGAGGCTACCGGCTGGCGAAAGCGCCAGCGGAACTGACCTTCCTCGAAATCGTCGAGGCGGTCGAAGGCAGGACGCGCACCTTCGTCTGCACCAACATCCGGGCCGACAATCCCTGCCGGGCGCCCGGTTACTGCGACGAGACGCCCTGCGCGGTGGCGCGCATCATGTGGGAGGCGGACGAAGCCTGGCGCGACAAGCTGCGAAGCGTGCGCCTGTCCGATCTGATCGAGACGCTCTCGAAGGAACTCCCCGCCGATCTCTGGAAGCGAAGTTTCGCCTGGGTGCTAGAGCGCGCCGGATGA
- a CDS encoding AsmA family protein has product MRRFFLCLLALGVLAVVSVMILPSFVSSDWMRAELGRQLSNATGSAIALNGPVRLSVVPHLAVVAENVSLDADGMAAEIGEVAGSVTLSSLWSDRLHVREVRLVRPVVALRPKAEAAAAAQDGGEAGQANTGETRDPLAALVAFLEKSAIDKISISEGTLRQEDAGGSVDVVKDLDLTLAVPDIDGELSLSAGAGVEGRRYEVTLAVSPLRPLLEHKPAELSLSLQAEPQLAAGLTELTASGQVALNANGGYQIRGGKLTIGDEALGLDALFVPGSRPRFLADLNAERLDLSAFLEGGETAASSSQPEEPAGRTDKAKAKAAAGLQALAGFDADISVNVGALAAGDISASDVTLTATLKDGQLTGRLEHLGIDAGSVAADLAADVSAAEPIFQGRVVSNGLDVSKLAALAGQAVPLTGTVTMDTTFAFRGLSASSVRKTINVTGGASLRDATIVIPGIADPAMAEVKAKKLTLKIEDLAKPMRLAGSLEWRGKPAEIDLTLPVRDLLMDANARAGDIPLKLDLRSKEATLALDGNAALAGSYAGKVNFAAADLRALLASIGQADAGGITQFAFNGDVQASAAGVAFQRATLSVNGVEGSGNGAVELGTPLKISSALHFKELDLARLAGAPSAAPQAKAKSKASGGPATDAPLDLSALRSIDASIKVDAEKLGYGRVVAGPVATSLRISEGIANLDIPESPFYGGQVAASLTADGSGTEPSIAVKASISGASAAPLLTDLANFKHLEGALQTTFDIAGAGGTTGALKRALKGTAQVRFSDGAIRGIDVADVYNNLVGLMSSGFKQNDSKATGFTELGASFAIENGVARTDDIKLVGPLVRMSGKGEANLPEDELNFRLDPRVVASLQGQGADIATEGIGVPVIIEGSFAAPRIYPDLSGLLKNPDAALSTLKKLGLPTGKLGLDELLSGEGKGGKLRDILSGAIGKQPKDEGSELSIEQIIGGGGGEPEAAPAVEGQIPPDTAAEQPSPETPQPEQQPAAEAEQPAQDRSTLGKLFKLLQ; this is encoded by the coding sequence ATGCGGCGTTTCTTTCTTTGCCTGCTGGCGCTCGGCGTGCTCGCTGTCGTTTCAGTCATGATCCTGCCCAGCTTCGTTTCGAGCGACTGGATGCGCGCCGAACTGGGGCGGCAACTCTCGAACGCGACCGGCAGCGCAATCGCGCTCAACGGCCCGGTCAGGCTTTCCGTCGTCCCGCACCTGGCGGTGGTGGCCGAAAACGTTTCGCTCGATGCCGATGGCATGGCCGCAGAGATCGGCGAAGTCGCGGGCTCGGTGACGCTCTCCTCGCTCTGGTCCGACCGCCTGCACGTTAGGGAAGTAAGGCTTGTGCGCCCTGTCGTGGCGCTGCGGCCGAAGGCCGAGGCCGCCGCGGCCGCCCAAGACGGGGGGGAGGCGGGACAGGCGAACACGGGCGAAACACGCGATCCGCTCGCCGCTCTCGTGGCGTTCCTCGAAAAAAGCGCCATCGACAAGATCTCGATCAGCGAGGGAACGCTGCGGCAGGAGGACGCCGGCGGTTCGGTCGATGTCGTCAAGGATCTCGACCTCACGCTCGCCGTTCCGGATATCGATGGCGAATTGTCGCTCTCGGCCGGCGCCGGCGTCGAGGGCCGGCGCTACGAGGTGACGCTTGCCGTCTCGCCGTTGCGTCCGTTGCTCGAGCACAAGCCCGCCGAACTCAGCCTCTCGCTGCAGGCCGAGCCTCAGCTCGCGGCCGGGCTCACCGAACTGACCGCCAGCGGCCAGGTGGCGCTGAATGCCAATGGCGGTTACCAGATCCGCGGCGGCAAGCTTACGATCGGCGACGAAGCGCTCGGGCTCGACGCGCTGTTCGTGCCGGGCAGCCGCCCGCGGTTCCTCGCCGACCTCAATGCCGAGCGGCTGGATCTGAGCGCGTTCCTCGAGGGCGGCGAGACCGCCGCATCCTCCTCGCAGCCCGAGGAACCGGCAGGCCGGACGGACAAGGCCAAGGCCAAGGCGGCAGCGGGCCTGCAGGCGCTGGCCGGCTTTGACGCCGATATCAGCGTCAATGTCGGCGCCCTTGCCGCCGGCGACATTTCCGCATCCGACGTCACGCTGACGGCGACGCTCAAGGACGGACAACTGACCGGGCGGCTCGAGCATCTCGGCATCGACGCCGGCAGTGTTGCCGCCGATCTCGCCGCCGACGTCAGCGCCGCCGAGCCGATTTTCCAAGGCCGCGTCGTCAGCAACGGGCTCGACGTTTCCAAACTCGCGGCTCTGGCCGGCCAAGCGGTGCCGCTGACGGGGACCGTGACGATGGACACGACCTTCGCGTTTCGCGGACTGAGCGCAAGCTCCGTGCGCAAGACGATCAACGTGACCGGCGGCGCAAGCCTGCGCGACGCGACCATCGTCATTCCCGGCATCGCCGATCCGGCCATGGCCGAGGTGAAGGCAAAGAAGCTCACCCTCAAGATCGAGGACCTGGCCAAGCCAATGCGTCTTGCGGGCAGCCTTGAGTGGCGGGGCAAACCGGCCGAGATCGATCTTACCCTACCGGTCCGCGACCTGCTCATGGACGCCAATGCCCGTGCGGGCGACATCCCGCTGAAGCTCGACCTGCGCTCGAAGGAAGCGACGCTTGCGCTGGATGGCAACGCGGCGCTTGCGGGCAGCTACGCCGGCAAGGTGAACTTCGCGGCCGCAGACCTGCGAGCGCTTCTTGCCTCGATCGGCCAGGCGGACGCGGGCGGCATCACGCAATTCGCCTTCAACGGCGACGTGCAGGCAAGCGCCGCCGGCGTCGCGTTCCAGAGGGCCACGCTCTCGGTCAACGGGGTGGAGGGAAGCGGCAACGGCGCGGTCGAACTCGGGACCCCGCTCAAAATTTCGAGCGCGCTCCATTTCAAGGAACTAGACCTCGCGCGGCTGGCCGGCGCGCCTTCGGCCGCGCCGCAGGCGAAGGCCAAAAGCAAAGCGAGTGGTGGCCCTGCAACGGATGCTCCTCTGGATCTGTCCGCTCTTCGCTCCATCGATGCCTCCATCAAGGTCGATGCCGAGAAGCTCGGTTACGGCCGCGTCGTCGCCGGGCCGGTCGCAACCTCCCTGAGGATCTCCGAGGGCATTGCAAACCTCGACATTCCCGAAAGCCCCTTCTATGGCGGCCAGGTGGCCGCAAGCCTCACCGCAGACGGCTCCGGCACGGAGCCGTCGATCGCGGTCAAGGCCTCGATTTCCGGCGCTTCGGCCGCACCGCTGCTCACCGACCTTGCGAACTTCAAGCACCTTGAAGGGGCGCTGCAGACGACGTTCGACATTGCAGGCGCCGGCGGCACGACGGGCGCGCTCAAGCGAGCGCTCAAGGGCACGGCGCAGGTGCGTTTCTCCGACGGCGCCATTCGCGGGATCGACGTCGCCGACGTCTACAACAATCTCGTCGGCTTGATGTCGTCCGGCTTCAAGCAGAACGACAGCAAGGCGACCGGCTTTACCGAGCTCGGGGCGTCCTTTGCGATCGAGAACGGCGTTGCCCGCACCGACGACATCAAGCTCGTCGGTCCGCTGGTGCGGATGAGCGGCAAGGGCGAGGCAAACCTGCCGGAGGACGAGTTGAACTTCCGGCTCGATCCACGCGTCGTCGCATCCTTGCAGGGCCAGGGCGCCGATATCGCGACGGAAGGCATCGGCGTGCCCGTCATCATAGAAGGGTCGTTTGCTGCTCCGCGTATCTATCCTGACCTTTCGGGCCTTCTGAAAAACCCCGATGCCGCGCTTTCGACCTTGAAGAAGCTCGGATTGCCGACCGGCAAGCTGGGGCTCGACGAACTCCTGTCCGGCGAAGGCAAGGGAGGAAAGCTGCGCGATATCCTCAGCGGTGCGATCGGCAAGCAGCCAAAGGATGAAGGCAGCGAACTCTCCATCGAGCAGATCATCGGCGGTGGCGGCGGCGAGCCCGAGGCGGCACCGGCTGTCGAAGGGCAAATTCCGCCCGACACGGCTGCGGAACAGCCGTCGCCGGAAACGCCGCAGCCTGAGCAGCAACCCGCCGCAGAAGCCGAGCAGCCGGCACAGGACAGGAGCACCTTGGGAAAGCTGTTCAAGCTTCTTCAGTGA
- a CDS encoding cupin domain-containing protein — MIKSFLAALAVTATLFGTAVAGEAAKVTLVYEHELPNVPGKSIKGVLVEYGPGGSSEAHTHASTAFIYATVLEGSILSQVNDGPVKEYKAGESFSEMPGDRHGVSANGSKTAPAKLLAVFVVDTAEKELTFPMTK, encoded by the coding sequence ATGATCAAGTCTTTCCTCGCCGCTCTTGCCGTTACTGCAACCCTGTTCGGCACCGCCGTCGCCGGTGAGGCTGCCAAGGTGACGCTTGTCTATGAGCATGAATTGCCGAACGTTCCCGGCAAGAGCATCAAGGGTGTCCTGGTGGAATACGGGCCTGGCGGCTCGTCCGAGGCGCATACCCATGCGAGCACGGCGTTCATCTATGCGACCGTGCTTGAAGGCTCGATCCTCAGCCAGGTCAATGACGGCCCGGTGAAGGAATACAAGGCCGGTGAGAGTTTCTCCGAAATGCCGGGCGACCGTCACGGCGTCAGCGCCAACGGCAGCAAGACCGCGCCAGCTAAGCTGCTGGCCGTCTTCGTCGTCGACACCGCCGAAAAGGAACTGACCTTTCCGATGACGAAATAA
- a CDS encoding GGDEF domain-containing protein, which translates to MDILHTPTIMLSSFATLVIFAAFFGLAWRQERKSLELLLWSSAFAIGALGFVLLTLRGDGYNFITISLGNALAVLGLAMIWLGLRAFDNQPLKIASALIGPILWIVVTYSSDYVRESVTSRIVLYSMLIFAYSALIAHEIFRSENFRKLPSSYIVAFVFATHGLLYLSRIPLILIWPLAGNTAAGTAQPLWYQLLTFELFLHSLAGGFAFFAMVKERTQQRYKLASETDALTGVPNRRSFLAQLESHLATQPARGALLYLDIDHFKAINDRFGHTVGDQVLVEFAGILSKAVPRSAVIARIGGEEFAACLPQADRADAIAIADSIRTSLEARRMSTAKGVLSATVSIGIAFADRHEDVHAIISAADAALYAAKAAGRNSVWSDDPSGVPQFAAGSIAPAETAATLLSLSPARSSAATRRPTGS; encoded by the coding sequence GTGGACATCCTGCATACCCCGACGATCATGCTCAGTTCGTTCGCGACACTGGTGATCTTCGCCGCTTTCTTCGGACTTGCCTGGCGACAGGAGCGCAAAAGCCTCGAACTGCTTCTGTGGTCCTCGGCCTTCGCCATCGGCGCGCTCGGCTTCGTCCTGTTGACGCTGCGCGGCGACGGCTACAACTTCATCACCATCTCGCTCGGCAACGCGCTCGCGGTGCTGGGGCTGGCGATGATCTGGCTCGGCCTGCGCGCCTTTGACAATCAGCCGCTCAAGATCGCCTCCGCGCTCATCGGGCCGATCCTGTGGATCGTCGTCACCTACTCCTCAGACTATGTTCGCGAGAGCGTCACCAGCCGGATCGTGCTCTATTCCATGCTGATCTTCGCCTATTCGGCACTGATCGCGCACGAGATCTTCCGGTCGGAGAATTTCCGCAAGCTCCCCAGCTCCTACATCGTCGCTTTCGTCTTCGCCACCCACGGCTTGCTCTACCTCTCCCGCATTCCACTGATCCTGATCTGGCCGCTCGCCGGCAACACGGCGGCGGGAACGGCGCAGCCGCTCTGGTACCAGTTGCTGACCTTCGAGCTGTTTCTTCACAGCCTCGCCGGTGGTTTCGCCTTCTTCGCCATGGTCAAGGAGCGAACCCAGCAACGCTACAAGCTCGCCTCGGAGACCGATGCGCTGACGGGTGTGCCGAACCGCCGCTCGTTCCTTGCGCAGCTGGAGAGCCATCTCGCCACGCAACCGGCCAGGGGAGCGCTGCTCTATCTCGACATCGATCACTTCAAGGCGATCAACGATCGCTTCGGCCATACGGTGGGCGACCAGGTGCTCGTGGAATTTGCCGGGATCCTCTCGAAAGCCGTGCCGCGCAGCGCCGTGATCGCGCGCATCGGCGGGGAAGAATTCGCCGCCTGCCTGCCGCAGGCGGATCGCGCCGACGCGATCGCCATTGCCGACAGCATTCGCACCTCGCTCGAGGCGCGCCGGATGAGCACGGCCAAGGGCGTGCTGTCGGCAACGGTCAGCATCGGCATTGCCTTTGCCGACCGGCACGAGGATGTGCACGCGATCATTTCCGCCGCCGACGCCGCGCTTTACGCCGCCAAGGCCGCCGGCAGAAACAGCGTTTGGTCGGATGATCCGTCGGGCGTGCCGCAGTTTGCAGCGGGCTCGATCGCACCCGCCGAAACGGCGGCGACGCTTCTATCATTAAGCCCTGCCAGAAGCAGTGCTGCGACACGGCGGCCCACCGGCTCCTGA
- a CDS encoding alkyl sulfatase dimerization domain-containing protein produces the protein MRHDPLFERLWDGTAPMEEWTAAVSHGAITHVADDIVTVHTTYFCGSVTAIRTREGLVLIDTAKPETAKQTLDVIRSWDDSPIHTVVFTHGHIDHTSGITDIDREADTRGLARPRIVAHRNVKRRMERYEASHGYNSIAQSQQFNNPGYVYPIGQRRPDVVYDDTLSLSIGGERIELFHGRGETDDATFVWLPERRVLASGDFVIWVFPNAGNPRKVQRYAADWATALRRMEALAPAVLIPGHGPVVFGDERAAEMLRDGAEALEHLVRETLALLNRGATLDEVLHAVKVPDAYRAKPYLAAKYDDPEFLVRGIYHFYAGWFDGDAAHLKPPRTADLASELAALAGGAEKLAERAVRLSEEGSFRLAVQLIEFASAAAPDDRAIQATRAAVLRQSIENEKSLMGKAFLAVYEREAAQRSKG, from the coding sequence ATGAGACACGACCCGTTGTTCGAGCGTCTGTGGGACGGCACGGCTCCGATGGAAGAATGGACCGCCGCGGTCTCGCATGGTGCCATCACGCACGTCGCCGACGATATCGTCACCGTCCATACGACCTATTTCTGCGGCAGTGTGACGGCCATCCGCACGCGCGAAGGCCTAGTCCTGATCGATACCGCGAAGCCGGAAACGGCAAAGCAGACCCTCGACGTCATACGCTCGTGGGACGACAGCCCCATACACACCGTCGTCTTCACACATGGCCATATCGACCATACCAGCGGGATCACGGATATCGACCGGGAAGCGGATACGCGCGGACTGGCGCGGCCGCGGATCGTCGCCCACCGCAACGTGAAGCGACGAATGGAGCGCTATGAAGCCTCGCATGGCTACAACAGCATCGCGCAGAGCCAGCAGTTCAACAATCCGGGCTACGTCTACCCGATCGGCCAGCGGCGACCGGACGTGGTCTATGACGACACCCTGTCGCTCTCCATAGGCGGTGAGCGGATCGAACTCTTTCACGGCAGGGGCGAGACCGACGACGCAACATTCGTCTGGCTGCCGGAACGGCGCGTCCTTGCGAGCGGCGATTTCGTCATCTGGGTGTTTCCGAACGCCGGCAATCCGCGCAAGGTGCAGCGTTATGCTGCCGATTGGGCGACGGCACTCCGGCGGATGGAGGCGCTCGCCCCGGCGGTCCTCATTCCCGGTCACGGTCCGGTCGTCTTTGGCGACGAGCGCGCGGCCGAGATGCTGCGCGACGGGGCAGAGGCGCTCGAGCATCTTGTGCGCGAAACGCTCGCGCTCCTCAACAGGGGCGCAACACTCGACGAAGTCCTGCATGCGGTGAAGGTGCCGGATGCATATCGGGCCAAACCCTATCTGGCAGCCAAATACGACGACCCGGAATTCCTCGTCCGCGGCATTTATCACTTCTATGCCGGCTGGTTCGATGGCGATGCGGCCCACCTCAAGCCGCCGCGGACCGCCGACCTCGCATCGGAACTGGCCGCTCTTGCCGGCGGCGCCGAAAAGCTTGCAGAACGAGCCGTGCGCCTATCGGAGGAAGGGAGTTTCCGCCTTGCGGTGCAGCTCATAGAATTCGCCAGTGCAGCCGCACCCGACGACCGTGCCATTCAGGCAACCCGCGCGGCGGTCCTGCGACAGAGCATCGAGAACGAGAAGTCACTGATGGGCAAGGCCTTCCTCGCGGTCTACGAACGCGAGGCCGCGCAGCGGTCCAAAGGCTAA
- a CDS encoding methylated-DNA--[protein]-cysteine S-methyltransferase, whose translation MGQAMHRYFIFETAAGFCGIAWNDVGITRFQLPTSTRDATERLLLRRLPSGGASEPTPEIEAAVEAVQRYFEGREVDFSGFAVDLQGQNELFLRIYAAARALRWGQTTTYGALAKELGVGPEAARDVGQAMAKNPVSLIIPCHRVLAAGGKIGGFSAPGGSTTKTRMLELEGVHLEEQQPKPAQQSFGF comes from the coding sequence ATGGGCCAGGCGATGCATCGATATTTCATCTTTGAGACCGCAGCCGGGTTCTGCGGCATTGCCTGGAACGATGTCGGCATCACGCGCTTTCAATTGCCGACCAGCACGCGAGATGCGACCGAACGGCTGTTGCTACGGCGGCTGCCTTCTGGCGGGGCATCGGAGCCGACACCTGAAATAGAGGCGGCGGTGGAAGCCGTGCAGCGCTACTTCGAAGGCAGGGAGGTCGATTTCTCCGGCTTTGCGGTGGACCTGCAAGGCCAGAACGAGCTCTTCCTGCGCATTTACGCGGCCGCGCGGGCGCTGCGCTGGGGCCAGACCACCACCTATGGCGCGCTCGCCAAGGAATTGGGCGTCGGGCCGGAAGCCGCGCGCGATGTCGGCCAGGCTATGGCGAAAAACCCAGTGTCGCTGATCATCCCCTGTCATCGGGTGCTGGCCGCCGGCGGCAAGATCGGCGGGTTTTCGGCGCCCGGCGGATCGACCACCAAGACGCGCATGCTCGAACTGGAAGGCGTCCACCTGGAAGAGCAACAGCCAAAGCCCGCACAGCAGTCCTTTGGCTTCTAA
- a CDS encoding LysE family translocator, with protein sequence MDISTMAAFAAVTFIAVVTPGPDVILAMANGSRFGMKKAVAGMIGVLLSDFFLIAAVAAGLGAILAASEFWFSVVKYVGAGYLAWLGYKMLRPGRTEKAEGQNSENADLVRTESALAICRHSMIVAITNPKAYLFFSALLPQFINPAAPQLPQFLALTAVFTVVEFAVMFGYALVGFKTTQFAASSMRRWMERGCGGALLVSAASLALVKRVNG encoded by the coding sequence ATGGACATCAGCACCATGGCTGCCTTTGCGGCCGTCACCTTCATCGCGGTGGTCACGCCCGGCCCGGACGTGATCCTGGCGATGGCCAATGGCTCTCGTTTCGGCATGAAAAAGGCGGTTGCCGGGATGATCGGCGTGCTCCTTTCCGACTTCTTCCTGATCGCCGCCGTGGCAGCCGGCCTCGGCGCCATCCTCGCCGCCTCGGAGTTCTGGTTCTCGGTCGTCAAATATGTAGGCGCCGGCTATCTCGCCTGGCTCGGCTACAAGATGCTTCGGCCCGGCAGAACCGAAAAAGCCGAAGGACAGAACTCGGAAAACGCCGATCTCGTTCGCACGGAATCCGCACTCGCGATCTGCCGCCACAGCATGATCGTGGCCATCACCAACCCCAAGGCCTACCTGTTCTTCTCCGCATTGCTGCCGCAGTTCATCAACCCGGCCGCGCCGCAACTGCCGCAGTTCCTGGCGCTTACCGCCGTGTTCACCGTCGTCGAGTTTGCCGTCATGTTCGGTTACGCCCTTGTCGGCTTCAAGACGACGCAGTTTGCCGCCTCGTCGATGCGGCGCTGGATGGAACGAGGCTGCGGCGGCGCCTTGCTTGTCTCGGCTGCCTCGCTCGCGCTGGTAAAGCGCGTCAACGGATAG